The Punica granatum isolate Tunisia-2019 chromosome 4, ASM765513v2, whole genome shotgun sequence sequence TCGCTTTCTGACAATTGTTCCATTATTCAATCCAATGACTTTCTGGACTGCTGAACAGATTCATCTGTGAGTGCTCTTCTAATTAATCGAGTTGATAAGTCATTTACCTTGTGAATGAACGAAATTTATGCAGTACATACCATGAACAAATGCAGATGCCATTGTTTGATATGACTCTCGGAATGAATTTATCTAATGTCGTGTCATGCTTTCTTTAGTTGTAGATCCCATTTTAGTGGTATACTGGTCCTATTATTCAGAAATTATTAACATTTATTGAAGTTTAAACCCTGTTGGATGAATGATCAAGGAGCCCAGCTGAGACTTTCTATAACATTAGTGTGTTTTTGCAGCTAAGGACTGCTATGCTCACGCTGGTCCTCGTGGCATTGCTCATCGTTGCGTTAACATCAGTTGACATGGTCCTGTCCTATGTATCGAGCTGGCTTCTTAGAAAGAACTCATGACCCATGGCTTGCTCCTAGTCCTGTCTTGAGCTCAGTTTTGTTCAATGGCATCTGCCTTGTGAAGAGTCACACTTGTTGTGGGCGTGATGTCGAGAATGTATCATCCGGATTTTGACAGGAAGCTCATGTGCCGGTAGTTATTATTACTAGTGATCTTCTGGTGATGATAGTAGGTCGAAATCTACATCAACCAGCCTCTCTTTGTTGTAATTTTATAGATAAATCAAAGCAAGTATGATTGCCCGTTCTGATCCTATTATCCTATGTTATCCTTCTGCAGGCTGAATTTGGATGCTTATTTACTCGTATATAGTCTAGGTGATCTGGTGATCAATCTCTCAGATGCCATTCGTGGGATCGTCAAATCGACCAAAATCATAATCTACCAGCTGAATATGAATATACACAAGGATGGTACTGGCTTGATAGCTGAAGCCCGAGAATATGGTTGGTACAGCCTTTCGGTCTAGACATATGAGTGTTTATCATATGTTAGGTGAACCGATTAAAATAGGCTCCCCATAGACCAATCTCAAGCTCAATAAACCATAGATTCCTGTAAAATATATCAAAGCCATCCATAGAAAACACAGCAACGCAAAGTAAAATTGGCAATGATACACTTCAATATGGTCGTAAAGGCATTGATACAAAAGGTACTGATAAAAAGTATTCTAAGGGAAGGAGACTGATGCGAAAACAGACCTACAATATCGTATCAGAGTCATTTTATACTCTGTATGATTACTGCTAAAGAAATTTCAGAACAAGAAATACAATCCCTGCTTTATGACAAAAATCGCGCACAAGAAGCAGTTTCGGCTTGTCGTGCCTTCAGCAATCAACTCATAAGAATATCAATCCAACAACTGCTAATTAATGCCGCATCTGTCAATCTCTCAGTCACTGAGATAAATTAGTCTTCAATAAGGTTCTTCGTGGGTACACTGAGATGAGCAGGGTGATAACCATAATGTCAAACGGATATGCTCCTATAGTAGCAGTTTCTGTGGCTCAATCAGTTTTGTTGAATCTTCCACCCCTGAATGGAGATACACTACCTATGTACAGCTTCAAGAAGAGTGGAACATCATCTGCAATCTGAATCTGATCCCCTCCCCTGCCTTCCATGTCATTTCTTGTTCTGAGCAGCCTGTTTATCAGCAGAGTTCAATTATTAGAATCCGTCTGAATCATTAAAATGCCTATTCCATTAAAACTATTTGCTTAATTTGGATTACTAACAGAGCATTTATGCTAGACAGAGCTTCTTTGCAACAAACTAATAAAACACAATGAATGTGATTAACGAAAAGCAATTTGGAAAAACTATACCTTTTGTTGAAGTTTCTTCAAGACTGAGTCCTCAAAATCTTGATAACCAGCTCCAACAAGATTATCAAGGTGATCATTTTCCACAGGTTTCTGAAAGCTGGGGTAGTCAGCTGGTACAGTTGGCTGAAGAGGCACGACTAACAAAGGATTCGAAAGATCTCCGCAAACAATTTTTGTAGCAGCAACCTACCAATAATTATCACCCGGTGTCAGCTTCCAATGTatgaaaatacataaaaatacAATAATCCAAGCAAGATGAGACACTTACAACTTCATCTCTCGATCTCATCACAACAAGCGCAGACCCTCTCTTCTTGGAACTCCGGATCACAACGTCCTCAACCTTACCAAACTCCGAGAAGATCTCCTTTAGCCTCTCTGGGCTATAATCAACACCGACCTTCTCCCAAGTGACTTTAAGAACCTTCTCCTTATCTGACCCAACACCAGAGCCACCCATACTCTCCTTCCCCGAGCTTGCAGTAGGTCCCTTGGAAGCAGGTGTTGCTGCTCCCTTCTTTGTGTGCATCTCGCGTATTCTAGCAATCTCCTCCTTGAGCTTCCGGGCaatcctctcctcctcctgccGGGCCGAAGTAGAAGGGTCAGGGGCAAAAGCTGCCCGTTCTCTCTCTTCAAGATCAGACACCATCTTCCTTCGCTTAGAATCCTGCTGCGTCTGGCGCCGCTCTCGCTCACGCTTCAACCTCAACAGGTCATCAAAAAGCTTCCTAGCCTTCTCGTCCTTCAGAAGTTCATAGGATGTCTTCAACCGCTGGAAGTTCGCATGGGCGTCCGGGTCATCCAGCCTCTTATCAGGATGCAACTCCAAAGCTTTCGCTCGGTAAGCCTTCGAGATCTGCTTCTCAGAGAGGCTGGCTCCCTCTTCACCGGAAGGCAGCCCGAGAACCGCATAGTGATCGACATCTATGTCCATATCTCCTTCCTCTAACAATCAAGAAACTGCAAGCAAGGTCGGTTCTTTGACGTCAGAAGGCAAATCTAAATAGAACAACAAACAATAGCAAATACACCTCgacacaaaattcaaatttttctcCGAATTGAACTGAACTAATCAATTTGAGGGGCGCAATTAACTGGGGATCAATCGACAGGTCGCCGATTAGGGCTAGAAAAATCAAGGAATTCACAAAAACCCTAGAAAAGTGATACGTTTACCTCTTTCACTTTCAGCTGGGCAACGACTGAGCGGCCGCAGTAGCGGAGGAAGCTGAAGCGCAGATGATCAGAGGTCGACGAGAGTGAGAGAACGGCTCGGGAGAATCGGCTAACCCACCGACCAAACAACCGACTCCGAGTCCGAGGAGCGTCAGGTTGTCAGCAGAGACCAGGGAGACGAATATGGGCCCGAAATGGGCCTGAAGTATTCAAGCAGGGCGATATGCTGCTTAAAATCAGTCTCTTTTTTAATGGATTGCTTATggggcgtttggtttcagagttaaactaagtttgattttaattgtggaaaaagacaaatgaaatgatattataaatttgacttgaaaaatcaGTCGTTTTAGGGAATTTCTCATCTTTCCCCCTACAACTTTTAACGCAGGGCACTTTTTTCGATAGCGTAGGGCGCAAGCCAAGCAAAAAATTAAACGATACAAAGGCATGGGTTAGCAACCCCTAATAATATGTCGCCAAAGAGGAGATGGCCAAGGccattaggaaaaaaattctcACGATAAACGTATTGAATTTTCACCGTTCATTCTTAAAGTAAGAAATCATGGATCCTCAATAACAATCGTTTGACCGTTGGCATAACAGTACCGCTGCTAGTAATCATCTCCTGCACTGAAGCCCTATTTGGTTTTacagtaagattttaaaatattactttaacttaattctactcacaacaaaacaaaataatctatataaagtcaaagggtatacttcatttataccactctttttcaaaatcaaaatcaaataacttatacaaaatcaaatggtgTGCCCAATACATAAcaatttataccactctttttcaaaattaaaatctgattttaaaatgttacttacaaaccaaacgcaaaCGCAGCATTAGAATCGATCTCCAAGATGACATTCCTAAAGCCATGGGACCATGCCAACTCAAGACCTGAATCACCCCACCCCCCACTATTCAGCTAGGACCGAAGAGGGAATCCCAATGTCGTGCACAAGTCCACAGATCCAATTACCATGCTCATCTCGGATGAGACCACTCGTGCCAGAAGCCCCTGGATTACCTTTCGACGCCCCATCCAAATTTAGTTTGACCCAGCCCTCCCTCGGCTTAGTCCAGTGGATCTGACGCCAAGCACGATTACGGGCATGGGTGGCTCGTATGAACTCCTGTGATGTCCTTACAATAATGCGCAAGGTGTCTTGAGAAGTTCTCCCGAAATATCTCTTTTATTGCGGCATGACCATAGGAACCAACAACTTGTTGCGAATAGGAGGATGGACCAACGAGGACCCAGCACCGAAACATGGTGCATTTGCAAGTTCGATATAAACCAACGGGCAAGGGGATCATAGAAGAAGGTCGAAGGAACATTCGGAACAAGGATCCTCTCCCATACCTTGCATGCATGAATGCAGTCACGCAACACATGGAGGGTACTACTCTCTGAGGCAAGATGACATAGAGAGAGCAAAGTGAAGAATTGGCAACATGACGATGAGGTCGCTCTTCGTTGTAAGCAATCTGTCCTTTGCAGCAAGCCATAGAAGGCACCTGATACTTTGAGGACTCTCCATACGCCAAATGATCAACGGGACTCCGATCAATTCCAGTAAGCAAATGATAAGCAGATCGAACAGAGTAATTGCCATTTGGGAGAGGCGCCAGAAGACTTCGTCGTTACCTGCCAGCACAGATGGAGGTTTAACTGCTGCTAAGCACAGCGCCGATCTATGACCCAAAAAGATGAGAAAATCGAGCCCCGTCCCAATGTCCCAAGTCTGTAATGAACAGAGAGACGGGGAGATTCAGATCAGCAGGGGGAATGGCTGCAATAACCTCCTCTAATAAGGCCCCGCAACCAGGCACCCAAAGAATCAGACCTGATCCCTTCCGTAACATttgctttttaaaattaacggaagaaagaaagaagaagaaaaaacttGAAGGGATCACGGTACTCTTCAGCCACCTCCACTCCCACTGGTGACCGTTATGCCGGCAACCTAGACATTGATCTCTGAGTTCACCGATGACATCCCTCAATTTCTGAGGGACGTATCATTTTCCGTTAATTGCTGAGGAACCCACCTCAATTTCCATTAATTCTAAGAATAAATGTGATGATGGGGGGACATTTTTCCTCAGGCATAGTTCGGGGGCCAAACATTCTCAAAGAAATAGTGTAGAGAGTAAAAATATGCCCGCGTTAAATGGGGGGAGGGTAATTTTACCTTAGATTTACTTttccaaaaaaggaaaatagaatctgatatatatatatatatatatatatatttaaattcatGGTTagtctccaaaaaaaaaaagtcgttTCTTGAGTTGCACTGCATCTCCTTTGTGAGCTTCACTTTAAAACAACTGCCGCATTCCTTAGGGACAGATATCTCTGAACATGGTCGTTGGGGAGCGATCTGATGATCTTGAAGACTTCAGTGTTTGCATACCGGAGCTTGGTCCTTGGGTCAAGGTATGGTGCCTGCACAAGTTACGCAAGGGATTTACTTCACCACTAAAGACCATTTTTATGTGCCTTACTGCAGAACATAAGCATGTCAACATTCTAAACTAAACTAGTTCCATTTACATGCATCAGGAACACGTTAAAGCACACAAACATATTCGATTCCATAGTCATATGATTCCATCTCATCAAACAGGGCGCAAAGAAAAACGTAGAAGCAGATTACGGAGATAAGAAGATGGCCATATATAATGCATATTTAGGTGTGGCTCCAAAGCCGAAGGCCATTAGTTGTCTAAAATGGATGATTGTTATCATGTTCTGTCTAAATTTCACCTTTTGTTCAAACTAAAAAACGCATCTCATAAGAACAGCAACCAATTTCACAGGTCTGCAGCAAGAACAAGACTTACCAAGAACAGCGCTAGGCTATGCCTActttataatatatgaaagaGTGCAAAAGTCTTGGTTCTGTGATGTTCAGTCGGATATAGACTGTCGATAATACTCCTTCACAGTGACTAACAGTCCAACCAAAAGCTACTCGACAAGAAAACATCTTGCAGACAATATTGAACACGGTTCAGTTAAGAGAGGGACATTACCTCATATCCTGTTATGTCGCAAATTCTCTTGCATGGGTGCATGGATGGCGGTGATTCGATATTAACATCTGCGCGAACAAGACCCGACGAACTTCGTCAGATCAAACACAAAATGCAAACCCATATTACATCTAGAGCTCAGTTTGCTTATATATGTTTGAAAAGTAAATCTTGTCATCCAAGCTGCTGAGCAGCATTCATGGAAATGTAGACTAGAAACATATGGTCCATCAAAATGGGAGAGCCAACTACTCCAGTTGGAACAAGCATCGAATTGTCGATGAAGCGACAGAAACGGGAACTCGATGCGACGAAGATATACCACAATAGGAACAGCATTGCCGTCAAACAAGAACAGCTCAAAAGTGCTAGCTTTCGTCGATCAAAGCCAGCATGAATCCCAAAGCTTTTTAGCTCATATTCGCCATTACAGAGAGGGGAAAAGATTCTCGGCCGAGCTCAAAGAGCAGTTTGACATCAGGGTTTAGGGCTTACAGTTGGGCTCGTCGGGGGGGTAATTCTGGAAATTCTCGGCCTGAATGATCTGCTTGAGATGCTTGAAGCGGCGAGCACTCGATTGGCCTTTCGGATACTTCTCGTGGGACTGGATCCGCTTGAAGCTAAAGTAGGCCGGCAGCACCAGCTCCGCTTCCACCACCTCCGCCTCCATTAACGTCCCCCTCCTCTGCAACGGTGACTTGCCGAGAAGTCTAACGGAGAATTCTCAGAGACGGGCGACTCTCCACTTTGGGCCGTCGGTTGGCCCAATTCTATCTTAAGCCCGCCCGATGAATGaaatctataatttttttttatttttttttaagtccGTCTTCAATTTTCATCCTGCGGAAGATTTTGCAGCAAATTCTTCATCTCTCGGCCTTGCGAGTAATCTTTCAGTTGAACGAAGAACAAGCAAAGGGCGGGCTTTGTTGGTAGCTCAGCACTCGCTACGAGGTCGATCTGAAGATAATATTCTGCAGCCGATCTCTTCCCTTGTTCGAGGTACGGATGACTGTTTCGATCTCTGGGATCTGTGCTTCTTCGACTTGGCTCCTTCTGTACTGTTGGAAATCGTTCCGTGATTTCCAGCATTGTATGCAGTTTATATTCAATGTGAGCTGTTTAAGTATGCAACTTCGTCGATGTGCAGTCACCGACGGTGATTCTTTAGGCCCCCGTTGGAGTAGATATGGTTCAATTTTGTGCACTGGGGAGAGCTTTGAGTGGGTGAGATATGGAGAGTGATTTCCAGCGATCTGTTTCTCTGCGGCCGAATCGGAGAGCAGACCGCAGCAACCTAAACCCGCATAGTAGAGGTAAGACAATGACAATTTTAGCGTGTCAAGCTTGAATCTTTACTTTTTCACCCACTTTGATATTTAGCAATTCATAGTTGCACAAGCGTTATTGAATCTGTTGCATCTTCGATACTGAATCCATTCGGGTCACAATTCCTGGAGGTACAGCCACTCATGCGCATTGATGCTGTTCTTTGCTCGcaagtttgtttttttttttttttgtgcataGAACTCGTCAACTTGTCGAGTGGAGTTTCCTGATATGCTTACACATGATTGTAAGGTCAGATGAGATTTTCCTGCATAATGTGGGTTCAGTACCTATGGTTGGTATAGCTGAAAGGTTGCCATGTCATCAATAAACCGAGCACAATCTTGTGATTATGGCTTTTAGGCTCGTATATACGTCATCAAAGAAAGCGCAGAGATGactcacttttttttcttttaatatgcAGAAGCTGAAGGAGCTCCCTTTTCTCCAGAGAAATTGCAAGTTTATCCAGTGAAAATGCTGTGCAGGATGGGAATTATTCGGCTGGTTCTTGTTGTCGGCATTGTCTGGATGTTGCTAATTCTAAGTGCATTACTATTTCATGTATGGTCTTGTCAGTCTTCGCTTGCTTTCTTATCAGGTACTCCTTGCACCAACTTTGCTGCTTCCATCGGGAATCTTGTTTGTGTCACCTCTAGCTTTCTTTATGGACAGATTTGAATCCCACGAATAGAGGGCTAACAAGGGATAGAGTTTGCGTCCTTTTTAATCCTGATTTGATCGTTGGAATATTATGGATTTGTGTTGACCCAACACAACTTCATTTagttggtttaatcatttttcaatCGAAGAATGTCACATGCCATACATTTGAATGTTGACAAATCTACTTTCCTAGTTGC is a genomic window containing:
- the LOC116205037 gene encoding chromatin-remodeling complex subunit ies6, with translation MEAEVVEAELVLPAYFSFKRIQSHEKYPKGQSSARRFKHLKQIIQAENFQNYPPDEPNYVNIESPPSMHPCKRICDITGYEAPYLDPRTKLRYANTEVFKIIRSLPNDHVQRYLSLRNAAVVLK
- the LOC116205035 gene encoding dnaJ homolog subfamily C member 17; this encodes MDIDVDHYAVLGLPSGEEGASLSEKQISKAYRAKALELHPDKRLDDPDAHANFQRLKTSYELLKDEKARKLFDDLLRLKRERERRQTQQDSKRRKMVSDLEERERAAFAPDPSTSARQEEERIARKLKEEIARIREMHTKKGAATPASKGPTASSGKESMGGSGVGSDKEKVLKVTWEKVGVDYSPERLKEIFSEFGKVEDVVIRSSKKRGSALVVMRSRDEVVAATKIVCGDLSNPLLVVPLQPTVPADYPSFQKPVENDHLDNLVGAGYQDFEDSVLKKLQQKAAQNKK